In one Candidatus Pelagibacter sp. HTCC7211 genomic region, the following are encoded:
- the mraY gene encoding phospho-N-acetylmuramoyl-pentapeptide-transferase, producing MLYQFLLNFLDTFSFLNVFKYLTFRTGLSFFTSLVIVLIIGGPFIKFFSNQKILNPIRDDGPEEHIVKKIGTPTMGGVIILFGLLVSVIFWADLSNINILFCLYIAISFGLLGAYDDFKKIKYSNSSGISSKFKIISQIILAIIGVSFYVYLNDYQDLNNLYFPFFKNLIVNLGWFFIPFAIFVIIGSSNAVNLTDGLDGLATVPVILVAACFAFISYVTGNIVFSNYLQIPYIEGTGEISIFCGAIIGSCLGFLWFNAPPAKIFMGDTGSLSLGGSLGAVGIITKHEIVLAITGGLFVLEAVSVIVQVISFKLTGKRIFRMAPIHHHFEKKGWPESTVVIRFWIISIILAMIGLATLKLR from the coding sequence ATGCTTTATCAATTTTTATTAAATTTTCTTGATACTTTTAGTTTTTTAAATGTCTTTAAGTATTTAACATTTAGGACAGGTTTATCATTTTTTACTTCATTAGTTATAGTGTTAATCATTGGTGGTCCTTTTATTAAATTTTTTTCAAATCAAAAAATTTTAAATCCTATTCGAGACGATGGACCAGAGGAGCATATAGTTAAAAAAATTGGTACACCAACAATGGGAGGAGTAATAATTTTGTTTGGTTTATTGGTATCAGTAATATTTTGGGCAGATCTATCAAATATTAATATTTTATTTTGCTTATATATTGCAATATCATTTGGTTTACTGGGAGCATATGATGATTTTAAAAAAATTAAATATAGCAACTCATCAGGAATTTCTTCAAAGTTTAAAATAATTTCACAAATAATATTGGCAATTATTGGAGTAAGTTTTTATGTTTACTTAAACGATTATCAAGATTTAAATAATTTATATTTTCCATTTTTTAAAAATTTGATCGTTAATCTTGGATGGTTTTTTATACCATTTGCAATATTTGTAATTATAGGTTCATCTAATGCTGTTAATCTGACAGATGGATTAGACGGGTTAGCAACTGTTCCTGTAATATTAGTAGCAGCTTGTTTTGCTTTTATTAGTTATGTTACAGGAAACATTGTATTTTCAAATTACCTACAAATTCCTTACATAGAGGGAACAGGTGAAATATCAATTTTTTGTGGGGCGATTATAGGCTCTTGTTTAGGTTTTTTATGGTTTAATGCACCACCTGCTAAAATTTTTATGGGTGACACAGGCTCATTATCTCTAGGAGGGTCCTTAGGTGCGGTAGGAATTATAACAAAGCATGAAATCGTTTTGGCAATTACTGGTGGCCTTTTTGTTTTAGAGGCAGTTTCTGTAATTGTTCAAGTAATATCCTTTAAACTTACAGGAAAAAGAATTTTTAGAATGGCGCCCATTCATCATCATTTTGAGAAAAAGGGATGGCCAGAATCTACAGTTGTAATTAGGTTTTGGATTATTTCAATAATCTTGGCAATGATTGGTTTAGCTACTTTAAAATTAAGATAA